Proteins found in one Rhodobacter capsulatus SB 1003 genomic segment:
- a CDS encoding HMA2 domain-containing protein, with product MVCCVHHIPGRARFKIEALRRDADLAQRLHEKVGALEGVLAVEVNRGAASVIVHYHVGHGEVGAIMDHICAHCPKAALTRPTAQPVANRTSAPVLGAKLSPEFKQAMTVAMSKAVLNTFITRIVAAAI from the coding sequence ATGGTCTGCTGCGTGCATCACATCCCCGGCCGCGCCCGTTTCAAGATCGAGGCGCTGCGCCGCGACGCCGATCTGGCGCAGCGGCTGCATGAAAAGGTGGGGGCGCTGGAAGGCGTGCTGGCGGTGGAGGTGAACCGCGGCGCGGCCTCGGTGATCGTGCATTACCATGTCGGGCACGGCGAGGTGGGGGCGATCATGGATCATATCTGCGCCCATTGCCCGAAAGCCGCGCTGACCCGCCCGACGGCGCAGCCCGTCGCGAACCGCACGAGCGCGCCGGTTCTGGGGGCGAAACTCTCGCCCGAGTTCAAGCAGGCGATGACCGTGGCGATGAGCAAGGCGGTGCTGAACACCTTCATCACCCGCATCGTCGCCGCCGCGATCTGA
- a CDS encoding heavy metal translocating P-type ATPase: MRLDLSLTGGPSALSAPAGAFPLRIAHEAPGRLRLKLPWLARPDLDSETLARTVRQIRGVRSVRLNPAAASVIVTHDGTAATRARLLDGIGRLDPDQLRRPAPGGAAGGPSAAPILGRLTLLAALPVLPRPVGRALVLWAIAPRVLGGLDALVTRGVSVEVLDALAVSLGVARGSFGTALTTDMMMEAGEYLEETTMRQSGALLQGLLMPNPATARIERAGAVLDLPFEQVAQGDIVVVQTGEAVPVDGLVIAGAAQVNEASITGESLAVTKEPGAQAIAGSTLESGLLRIRAEQVGAETTTARIAALIRGALEERSETEKLAGAQANRQVWMTLGLGAATLAVTRDLRRLSSVFLVDYACPIKLSAPVAVRATMSAAVARGILIKGGPSIEKLSAADTFVFDKTGTLTEGTLELCDVLPLGSQPGAELLALAAALETSAHHPIARAIRAAARAGGLTPPATGDVGVEVGQGLRARVAGAEVLIGARHFMAREGVDFSAHAAQIEALAEAGKMTLYMALDGRPAALFGLRDRLRADARATASRLRRAGVKHLVMLTGDRRARATALGRALGFDAVHAELRPEDKAEILARLKAEGRQIAFVGDGINDAPALASAGVGIAMAQGADIARAAADITLSEDRISAVADARETCDRAMAIIRTNTTLALAINTGLFVAASSGRLSPVAASLMHNGSTFALLLHALAQAGFPERPVRP, translated from the coding sequence ATGCGTCTTGATCTTTCCCTGACCGGCGGCCCGTCCGCCCTGTCTGCGCCCGCTGGCGCCTTCCCGCTGCGGATCGCGCATGAAGCGCCCGGGCGGCTGCGGCTGAAACTGCCCTGGCTGGCCCGGCCCGATCTGGACAGCGAGACCCTTGCCCGGACGGTGCGGCAGATCCGCGGCGTCCGGTCGGTGCGGCTCAACCCGGCGGCGGCCAGCGTGATCGTCACCCATGACGGCACGGCGGCGACGCGGGCGCGGCTGCTCGACGGGATCGGCCGCCTCGATCCGGATCAGCTGCGCCGTCCTGCGCCGGGCGGCGCCGCCGGGGGACCCTCGGCCGCGCCGATCCTTGGCCGCCTGACGCTGCTTGCGGCGCTGCCGGTGCTGCCGCGGCCGGTCGGCCGGGCGCTGGTGCTTTGGGCGATTGCGCCGCGGGTTCTGGGGGGGCTGGATGCGCTTGTGACCCGGGGCGTCTCGGTCGAGGTGCTGGATGCGCTGGCGGTGTCGCTGGGCGTTGCCCGGGGCAGTTTCGGCACCGCGCTGACCACCGACATGATGATGGAGGCGGGCGAATATCTGGAAGAGACCACGATGCGGCAATCGGGGGCGCTTTTGCAGGGGCTGTTGATGCCCAACCCCGCGACCGCGCGGATCGAGCGGGCGGGGGCGGTGCTGGATCTGCCCTTCGAGCAGGTGGCGCAGGGCGATATCGTGGTGGTGCAGACCGGCGAGGCGGTGCCGGTCGACGGCCTGGTGATCGCGGGCGCGGCGCAGGTGAACGAGGCCTCGATCACCGGCGAAAGCCTTGCGGTGACGAAGGAACCGGGGGCGCAGGCGATTGCGGGCTCGACGCTGGAAAGCGGGCTGTTGCGGATCCGCGCCGAGCAGGTGGGGGCGGAAACCACGACGGCGCGGATCGCGGCGCTGATCCGCGGCGCGCTGGAGGAACGCTCCGAGACCGAGAAACTGGCGGGGGCACAGGCGAACCGGCAGGTCTGGATGACGCTGGGTCTTGGCGCGGCGACGCTGGCGGTGACGCGCGATCTGCGGCGGCTGTCTTCGGTGTTTCTGGTCGATTACGCCTGTCCGATCAAGCTTTCGGCCCCGGTCGCCGTGCGCGCGACGATGTCGGCGGCGGTGGCGCGGGGGATCCTGATCAAGGGCGGTCCCTCGATCGAGAAGCTCTCGGCCGCCGATACCTTTGTCTTTGACAAGACCGGCACGCTGACCGAGGGCACGCTGGAGCTGTGCGACGTGCTGCCCCTTGGGTCGCAGCCCGGGGCGGAGCTGCTGGCGCTTGCGGCGGCGCTGGAAACCTCTGCGCATCATCCGATTGCCCGGGCGATCCGTGCGGCGGCGCGGGCGGGCGGGCTGACGCCTCCCGCGACGGGCGATGTCGGGGTCGAGGTCGGCCAAGGGCTGCGCGCCCGTGTTGCGGGGGCCGAGGTGCTGATCGGCGCGCGGCATTTCATGGCCCGCGAGGGGGTGGATTTCAGCGCGCATGCGGCGCAGATCGAGGCCCTGGCCGAGGCTGGCAAGATGACGCTTTACATGGCGCTGGACGGGCGTCCGGCGGCGCTGTTCGGGCTGCGCGACCGGCTGCGGGCGGATGCGCGCGCCACCGCCAGCCGGCTGCGCCGCGCCGGGGTGAAGCATCTTGTCATGCTGACCGGCGATCGCCGCGCCCGGGCCACGGCGCTGGGGCGCGCGCTGGGCTTTGACGCGGTCCATGCCGAGCTGCGCCCCGAGGACAAGGCCGAAATTCTGGCGCGGCTGAAGGCCGAGGGGCGGCAGATCGCCTTTGTCGGCGACGGCATCAACGACGCGCCCGCGCTGGCTTCGGCCGGGGTCGGGATCGCGATGGCGCAGGGCGCCGACATTGCCCGGGCGGCGGCCGACATCACCCTGTCAGAGGACCGGATCAGCGCCGTGGCCGACGCGCGCGAGACCTGCGACCGGGCGATGGCGATCATCCGCACCAACACCACGCTGGCGCTTGCGATCAACACCGGGCTGTTCGTGGCGGCGTCCTCGGGGCGGCTCTCGCCGGTGGCGGCCTCGCTGATGCACAACGGCTCGACTTTCGCGCTTTTGCTGCATGCGCTGGCGCAGGCGGGCTTTCCCGAACGCCCCGTGCGGCCCTGA